Proteins from one Paenibacillus amylolyticus genomic window:
- a CDS encoding methyltransferase domain-containing protein, whose translation MSFFRTLSIRAKEDELMDDFSLGGEELREALRHLRRLNKIFAAPGPTLAGVEKLWNSVGRPDQLSLLDVGAGSGDVNQKLLQWADRQGIQLEITLVDLTEEACEEARQLFRDEPRVRVQRADLTQLPDASADIVTGSQFVHHFDGDQLVDMVSHMLRASRHGVVINDIHRHPVSYKAVWITTRMISRNRYIRHDGPLSVAKGFTGRDWRELKQRLNHDTMTYEWKPLFRYSVVIPAKGR comes from the coding sequence ATGTCCTTCTTTAGAACATTATCCATTCGGGCGAAGGAAGATGAACTGATGGATGACTTCTCTCTGGGAGGGGAGGAACTTCGTGAAGCTCTAAGACATCTCAGACGTCTTAACAAAATATTCGCAGCACCCGGCCCAACACTGGCTGGAGTAGAGAAGTTATGGAACTCTGTCGGGAGGCCGGATCAACTCTCTCTCCTGGATGTGGGGGCAGGTTCAGGGGACGTGAACCAGAAACTGCTGCAATGGGCGGATCGTCAGGGCATTCAGCTGGAGATCACGCTGGTCGATCTAACGGAAGAGGCGTGTGAGGAAGCGAGACAACTCTTTCGTGACGAACCCCGAGTTCGGGTACAACGTGCCGATCTTACACAATTGCCGGATGCTTCAGCCGATATCGTAACAGGTTCCCAGTTTGTGCATCATTTTGACGGAGATCAGCTGGTCGATATGGTTTCTCATATGCTGCGAGCATCGAGGCATGGCGTCGTCATTAATGATATTCACCGACATCCCGTATCCTATAAAGCGGTCTGGATTACCACACGAATGATCTCGCGCAATCGGTATATTCGTCATGATGGGCCTCTATCTGTAGCCAAAGGTTTTACAGGGAGGGATTGGAGGGAACTGAAACAACGGCTGAATCACGATACGATGACCTATGAATGGAAGCCTTTATTCCGTTACTCTGTTGTTATTCCCGCGAAAGGCAGGTGA
- a CDS encoding MaoC family dehydratase: protein MRFSEYVIGQRYKTTSLALSKSDIMEFATIYDPQYMHLDEEKAKQGRFGSLIASGMQTMNISFKLWIEVGIYGEHVVAGTGMNNIQFLKPVFPDDELHVIAEVIGLTPRRKGNGIVTVLLSTFNHKNQKVFQAELSALIDD, encoded by the coding sequence ATGAGATTCAGTGAATATGTAATAGGTCAGCGCTATAAAACCACATCCTTGGCCTTATCCAAGAGCGATATTATGGAGTTTGCTACAATCTATGATCCACAGTACATGCATCTGGATGAGGAAAAGGCCAAGCAAGGACGCTTCGGAAGTTTAATTGCTTCAGGAATGCAAACGATGAACATCTCCTTCAAGTTATGGATTGAGGTCGGAATCTATGGAGAGCATGTTGTGGCGGGAACCGGAATGAACAACATTCAATTCCTGAAGCCTGTCTTTCCTGATGATGAGCTTCATGTCATTGCAGAAGTCATTGGTCTTACGCCTCGACGAAAAGGTAATGGGATCGTTACCGTGTTGCTGAGTACGTTTAATCATAAGAATCAAAAGGTCTTTCAGGCCGAATTAAGTGCTTTAATTGATGATTAG
- a CDS encoding PLP-dependent aminotransferase family protein, with translation MEAIRTFTQSILEHDPVTALQYGITEGYVPLREALTQLLKTGFDTGKPSDQLFIVSGAQQGIELACKVFCNEGDTIICESPSFIGSLNSFRASGAKLAGVPMEMDGMDIEKLEQALQTEPNVKLIYVIPSFQNPTGVTTSLAKRQAIYELAKKYGVMILEDNPYGELRFNGDDVPTIKSMDDEGLVIYVGSFSKILSAGLRVGFVQAPHEVAEKMVVAKQGEDVHTAMLPQILAYKFMTEYDYAGHINSIREVYRRKATLMMDKLQEHMGDSITYTTPDGGLFLWCDLPAHVPMLDYAKTAAAQGVAVVPGNAFLVNEQDPCNAIRLNFSTPSDEQIVKGVEILGQVLKGYNV, from the coding sequence ATTGAGGCGATTCGCACATTTACTCAATCCATTCTGGAGCATGATCCGGTCACGGCTCTGCAATATGGCATTACAGAAGGTTACGTTCCCCTCAGGGAAGCCTTGACTCAACTTTTGAAGACAGGTTTTGATACCGGTAAGCCGTCCGATCAGTTGTTCATCGTATCTGGGGCGCAGCAGGGGATTGAACTTGCCTGTAAAGTATTCTGTAATGAAGGGGACACGATTATCTGTGAGAGTCCGAGCTTTATCGGTTCCCTGAACTCCTTCCGGGCATCCGGTGCGAAGCTAGCGGGTGTTCCGATGGAAATGGACGGTATGGATATTGAGAAGCTGGAACAGGCTTTGCAAACAGAGCCCAATGTGAAACTGATCTACGTCATTCCGAGTTTTCAGAATCCGACCGGTGTAACGACGAGTCTTGCGAAACGTCAGGCCATATACGAGCTGGCCAAGAAGTATGGCGTTATGATTCTGGAAGACAACCCGTACGGAGAACTTCGATTCAATGGAGATGATGTGCCAACCATTAAGTCCATGGATGATGAGGGTCTCGTCATCTATGTTGGATCATTCTCCAAGATTCTGTCGGCAGGACTACGTGTCGGTTTTGTACAAGCACCACATGAAGTGGCGGAGAAGATGGTTGTTGCCAAACAGGGAGAAGACGTACATACAGCCATGCTTCCACAGATTCTGGCATACAAGTTCATGACCGAGTATGACTACGCGGGGCACATTAACAGCATTCGTGAGGTATATCGCAGAAAAGCAACATTGATGATGGACAAGCTGCAAGAGCATATGGGTGATTCCATTACCTATACTACGCCGGATGGTGGACTGTTCCTCTGGTGTGACCTGCCAGCACATGTGCCAATGCTTGATTACGCCAAGACTGCGGCAGCCCAAGGGGTTGCGGTTGTGCCGGGAAATGCATTCCTGGTGAACGAGCAAGACCCTTGTAACGCTATCAGACTTAATTTCTCAACCCCGTCAGACGAACAGATTGTCAAGGGTGTAGAGATTTTGGGACAGGTATTGAAAGGCTACAACGTTTAA
- a CDS encoding FAD-dependent oxidoreductase: MSKSIDVIVIGAGIAGSTCAMQLAGKGHQTLLLDRQEFPRHKTCGEFMSPETKEMLEVLDIHLLDQRKKPSTMDHAKIVMPQGGVIEAPLPGLAYGISRYELDQILHQKALAAGAQIVTKATITSIDQLEDARYEVQVKQGDERISYRAKAVIGAHGTKKLRGMASAPDLRDQTVYVGVKSHFSGIQIPARVELYFCEGGYVGISPIEDGIVNVAALLTLDTVQGSGKSVNDILQAASLTNVSLAARLAEGKPVDGTQVSIAPLHLSNAPEPWSQYPHIGDAMLVIPPLCGDGMSIALRSSLLCARWTDKYLQGHIEHADWQSNYILEASREFTQLLRRARRIQKLAFAKTNKFYPGLARMIPGLAAYVVKATRLSEMKRSPLIH, encoded by the coding sequence GTGTCGAAATCGATAGATGTGATTGTCATCGGAGCCGGAATCGCAGGTAGCACGTGTGCAATGCAACTGGCAGGAAAAGGTCATCAGACCCTTTTGCTGGATCGTCAGGAGTTTCCTCGTCATAAAACCTGCGGTGAGTTCATGTCACCTGAAACCAAGGAGATGCTGGAAGTTCTGGATATTCACCTTCTGGACCAACGGAAGAAACCCAGCACCATGGACCACGCCAAAATTGTTATGCCACAAGGCGGAGTGATTGAAGCACCGCTCCCAGGATTAGCCTATGGCATAAGTCGATATGAACTGGACCAGATTTTGCATCAGAAGGCTCTGGCGGCCGGAGCCCAGATTGTGACCAAAGCAACCATAACGAGCATTGATCAGCTTGAGGATGCCCGTTATGAGGTTCAGGTGAAACAGGGAGATGAGCGGATCAGTTACAGAGCCAAAGCCGTCATTGGAGCACATGGAACCAAGAAGCTGCGGGGCATGGCTTCCGCACCTGATCTGCGGGACCAAACCGTATATGTTGGCGTCAAATCCCATTTCAGCGGTATCCAGATTCCCGCACGGGTAGAGTTATATTTTTGCGAGGGAGGCTATGTGGGAATTTCCCCGATTGAGGATGGCATTGTGAATGTCGCCGCCTTGTTGACACTCGATACCGTCCAGGGAAGCGGCAAGTCTGTAAACGATATTTTACAGGCAGCATCTCTGACCAATGTGAGTCTGGCAGCCCGTTTAGCCGAAGGAAAGCCTGTAGACGGAACACAAGTGTCGATTGCGCCGCTGCACCTGTCCAACGCTCCTGAACCGTGGTCTCAATATCCGCATATTGGAGATGCCATGCTGGTGATCCCGCCCTTATGTGGAGACGGAATGTCCATTGCCCTGCGCTCCTCACTCCTGTGTGCAAGGTGGACTGACAAGTACTTGCAAGGCCACATCGAGCATGCTGATTGGCAGAGTAATTACATATTGGAAGCAAGCCGTGAATTCACCCAATTGCTCAGACGTGCAAGAAGAATTCAAAAGCTGGCTTTTGCCAAAACCAATAAATTCTATCCTGGTCTGGCCCGGATGATCCCCGGTTTAGCCGCTTATGTCGTGAAGGCCACACGGTTATCCGAGATGAAACGCAGCCCGCTAATCCATTGA
- a CDS encoding carbohydrate ABC transporter permease: MQTAKSVEQPNAAIQQYATTRRLTAGKIIIYLLLIGLAVLCIIPFYLMLIYSTHNNATIASTFTFLPGSFLVDNYMNMVSKINIWRGFANSIFIAGSSTVLSLYIGALTAYGFAKFKFKGRNWLFLFLLATMMVPGQLALIGVYRLFSTLGLLDSYAAIILPAAANAFNVFFIKQFMESSIPDEIIESARVDSAGEFRTFNQIVLPILGPAISALGIFTFIGSWNNFLTPLVLFFSLDKYPLPVLVALVQGYYGMDYGLLYLGVAISILPIIVVFSVFSKQIIGSVALGAVKG; this comes from the coding sequence ATGCAAACTGCAAAATCAGTTGAACAACCAAATGCGGCGATTCAGCAATATGCCACCACAAGGAGGCTGACGGCAGGCAAGATCATCATCTATCTGTTATTGATTGGTCTTGCCGTACTGTGCATCATTCCATTCTATCTGATGCTCATCTATTCAACACATAACAATGCAACCATTGCTTCAACGTTCACCTTCCTTCCCGGATCTTTTCTAGTTGATAATTATATGAACATGGTGTCCAAAATCAACATTTGGCGCGGATTCGCCAACAGTATATTCATTGCCGGATCATCGACCGTGTTATCTCTGTATATTGGTGCTTTGACCGCATACGGTTTTGCCAAATTCAAATTCAAAGGGCGGAACTGGCTGTTTCTGTTTCTGTTAGCGACCATGATGGTGCCGGGTCAATTGGCCCTGATTGGGGTATACCGTCTTTTCAGTACGTTGGGGCTTCTGGACAGTTATGCCGCGATTATTTTGCCTGCCGCAGCTAACGCATTCAATGTATTCTTTATCAAACAGTTCATGGAGAGCAGCATCCCGGATGAGATTATTGAATCTGCACGGGTGGACAGTGCTGGTGAGTTCCGGACGTTCAATCAGATTGTACTGCCTATTCTGGGGCCGGCAATCTCAGCCCTTGGCATATTCACATTTATTGGTTCGTGGAATAATTTTCTGACGCCGCTTGTTCTGTTCTTCTCCCTGGACAAATATCCGCTTCCGGTGTTGGTTGCGCTCGTGCAAGGTTACTATGGGATGGATTATGGACTCTTGTATCTGGGTGTGGCGATCTCAATTCTGCCTATAATTGTTGTTTTCTCCGTATTCTCCAAACAGATTATTGGGAGTGTTGCTTTGGGTGCTGTCAAAGGATAG
- a CDS encoding sugar ABC transporter permease: protein MFAKTIRKDHYGYYFIAPFFIIFTMFGLYPILYSLYISFTNFDGITTPDFVGIGNYVAVLQDPLFYKTLFNTLFIWGVSVVPQLTISLVLAFILNDKLLKGRDFFRAVYFFPNIVTAASLGLLVSLIFDWQSGGLNHFLMQTGIIQDPINWKNDPWFMRLIVSSILFFQYFGYSMVIYLAGLQGIDPSLLEAAQMDGAKKKHIFIHIIVPMLRPIILFQMITSIIGGIQIFDQPFTLTNGNGGPDRAAMTSIMYLYNVAFQSTRFGYGAAIAFCLFIIIILLSVASFIMTKRKSRS from the coding sequence ATGTTTGCCAAAACGATTCGCAAGGACCATTACGGCTACTACTTCATTGCTCCGTTTTTCATTATTTTCACCATGTTTGGACTTTATCCCATTTTATATTCGCTCTACATCAGTTTCACCAACTTTGATGGCATCACGACGCCTGACTTTGTAGGGATCGGTAACTACGTGGCTGTACTGCAAGATCCGCTGTTCTACAAAACCTTGTTTAATACGTTATTTATCTGGGGGGTCTCCGTGGTTCCGCAGCTGACGATCTCCCTTGTGTTGGCTTTTATTTTGAATGATAAGCTGCTCAAAGGACGGGATTTTTTCAGAGCCGTTTACTTTTTTCCGAATATCGTAACGGCTGCATCACTCGGATTGCTTGTCAGCCTGATCTTTGATTGGCAATCCGGGGGACTGAATCATTTTCTGATGCAAACGGGAATCATCCAAGACCCAATTAACTGGAAAAATGATCCATGGTTTATGCGGCTGATTGTATCCTCCATCTTGTTTTTCCAATACTTCGGATATTCCATGGTCATCTACCTTGCAGGTCTTCAGGGGATAGATCCGTCATTACTGGAAGCTGCCCAGATGGATGGTGCGAAGAAGAAACATATTTTCATCCATATTATCGTGCCAATGCTCCGTCCCATTATTCTGTTTCAGATGATTACATCCATTATTGGGGGCATCCAGATTTTTGATCAGCCATTTACATTAACCAATGGTAATGGTGGCCCTGACCGGGCAGCCATGACAAGCATTATGTATCTCTATAATGTGGCATTTCAGAGCACACGTTTTGGTTACGGCGCTGCAATCGCATTTTGTCTGTTTATTATCATCATATTGTTGTCCGTTGCATCCTTCATCATGACCAAGCGGAAGAGCCGATCATAG
- a CDS encoding LacI family DNA-binding transcriptional regulator: MITIKDVAKMAGVASSTVSCVLNDKGNVSEPTRQKVLAAASQLNYVKNGPASEMKRQSTQTIGVIVHDMSSPYFSDLVNGIENVVMSHGYDMIVCSSLGGEKSTAHRYIRERRIDGAIVIAQNIEDQLLIEASEAGFPIVVMDRDLDAQHIVKVLMSDTQGGYLATRYLVDKGHRTIAYISGPSQSECNLQRYQGYLKALKEAGIEENPEWKIGGQYMKQDGYNAAKKLLEGELPSAVFFANDEMAIGGLEAFREHDISIPEQLSVIGFDNIPASQYMNPPLTTFRQPKRDAGQLAGHVLFQLLHGEIVETLYTLDIQCVERDSVRLLNLI; encoded by the coding sequence ATGATAACGATAAAAGATGTTGCCAAGATGGCGGGTGTAGCCAGTTCGACCGTATCTTGCGTACTCAACGATAAAGGTAATGTAAGTGAGCCAACCAGGCAGAAGGTGCTCGCAGCAGCAAGCCAACTTAATTACGTGAAGAATGGTCCTGCCTCTGAAATGAAGCGGCAGAGTACACAAACGATTGGTGTGATTGTGCATGACATGTCCAGTCCGTATTTCTCGGATTTGGTGAACGGAATAGAAAACGTCGTCATGAGTCACGGATACGATATGATTGTATGTAGTTCGCTGGGTGGAGAGAAGTCGACAGCCCATCGCTACATTCGTGAACGAAGAATTGACGGAGCTATTGTCATCGCTCAAAATATTGAAGATCAATTGCTTATTGAAGCATCTGAAGCAGGATTTCCGATTGTCGTCATGGATCGGGATCTGGATGCTCAACATATTGTAAAGGTTTTGATGAGTGATACGCAAGGCGGGTACCTGGCTACCCGGTATCTGGTCGATAAAGGGCATCGGACAATAGCTTATATTAGTGGTCCGTCACAATCGGAGTGTAATCTCCAACGTTATCAAGGTTATTTGAAAGCCTTGAAGGAGGCAGGCATTGAAGAGAACCCCGAGTGGAAAATTGGCGGACAATACATGAAGCAAGATGGTTACAATGCAGCCAAAAAACTGCTAGAAGGAGAGTTGCCGTCCGCTGTATTCTTTGCCAATGATGAAATGGCGATCGGCGGCTTGGAAGCCTTTAGGGAGCATGATATTTCAATTCCGGAGCAGTTATCCGTAATTGGTTTTGACAATATACCTGCATCCCAGTATATGAATCCTCCTCTAACCACATTTCGTCAGCCGAAGAGGGATGCAGGCCAGCTTGCGGGTCATGTTCTCTTCCAACTGCTGCACGGAGAGATCGTAGAGACGTTATATACACTGGACATCCAATGCGTGGAACGTGATTCTGTTCGGCTCCTCAACCTGATTTGA
- a CDS encoding extracellular solute-binding protein has translation MKKWFKPTIVLVITALLLAGCQFSPSNQAKQQEITVWSFTDEAKYAIEKFEKEYPDIKVNFVNIPGNFYITKLKSALQTTSKAPDVFMIENANIRELIDVPYLENLSASPYNANELIQEQYAFVQANEKDSEGNVRAIGYQGTPGGIYYRRDLAKTYLGTDDPEKVGSQIDTWEKIFEIGEKVQQSSGNKVHALANWNAISNSYDGIPWVKDGKLVIDPTYLNVLDLVREARERKVLAEYEDGSAGYAASMQKGEVMFYPGATWALQYTFKANAPDTEGMWGLAQGPSAFSSGGTYIALYSKSDKKDLAWKFIEFYNFNHDFLSELAKEQDYFTSNMVVNDELASSLSSSYLGGQKHFEFFSEAAKRVNVYERTKYDATINNDIYKNVLQLYLNKDIQTKEEVVKRIKRDVTLRFPELEVD, from the coding sequence ATGAAGAAGTGGTTTAAGCCAACTATTGTACTGGTAATTACAGCGCTGTTGTTAGCTGGTTGCCAGTTCAGTCCGTCGAATCAAGCCAAGCAACAGGAGATTACCGTATGGAGTTTTACCGATGAAGCAAAGTATGCCATCGAGAAATTCGAAAAGGAGTATCCTGACATCAAAGTGAACTTTGTCAACATCCCCGGTAATTTCTATATCACCAAGCTGAAATCTGCGCTACAGACCACCTCAAAGGCTCCAGATGTTTTTATGATCGAAAATGCGAATATTCGAGAACTGATCGACGTTCCCTATCTGGAAAATCTATCAGCTTCTCCGTATAACGCGAATGAACTTATCCAGGAACAGTATGCTTTTGTACAGGCCAATGAAAAGGATAGTGAAGGAAATGTCAGAGCGATAGGTTATCAGGGAACACCAGGCGGCATCTATTATCGTCGGGATTTGGCGAAGACATATCTGGGGACCGATGATCCGGAGAAGGTGGGTTCACAGATCGATACATGGGAGAAGATCTTCGAGATTGGAGAGAAGGTGCAGCAAAGTAGCGGGAATAAAGTACATGCATTGGCGAATTGGAATGCCATATCGAATTCATATGATGGTATACCTTGGGTGAAGGACGGCAAGCTCGTCATCGATCCAACCTACCTAAACGTACTTGATCTTGTACGTGAAGCACGAGAGCGGAAGGTCCTTGCCGAGTATGAGGATGGAAGTGCAGGTTACGCTGCATCCATGCAAAAAGGAGAGGTCATGTTCTATCCCGGGGCAACCTGGGCCTTGCAATATACGTTCAAGGCCAATGCTCCGGATACCGAAGGCATGTGGGGCCTGGCTCAGGGACCGTCAGCGTTTAGTTCGGGCGGAACGTATATCGCGTTGTATAGTAAAAGTGACAAAAAAGATCTCGCCTGGAAGTTCATCGAGTTCTATAACTTCAACCACGACTTTCTGTCAGAGCTGGCGAAAGAGCAGGATTATTTCACCAGCAACATGGTTGTGAATGATGAACTGGCCTCATCGCTCTCATCCTCTTATTTGGGTGGACAGAAGCATTTTGAGTTTTTCTCCGAGGCCGCCAAGCGGGTTAATGTATACGAACGCACCAAATATGATGCCACAATTAACAATGATATCTACAAAAATGTACTTCAGTTGTATCTCAATAAGGACATTCAGACCAAGGAAGAAGTCGTAAAGCGAATCAAACGTGATGTTACCTTGAGATTTCCGGAGCTGGAAGTGGATTAG
- a CDS encoding alpha/beta hydrolase, translating into MDQQQQLAMVQRMRQNVVDTGAALQPSSTYAVTVEEVMIPTTKGETRVLVYTPDRDHHAPLPVFFNMHGGGFILGQAEGDDPWCRLIADRADCLVINIDYSLAPENKFPTAVHECYDVVKWVHNNPASFSVNPSLLAIGGHSAGGNLAAAVCLLNQQRGSELPIALQVIDYGVLDVATDPAEKPSFEEAIPADIARTFNAMYLETPEDAHDPLASPVLAKSLQELPLALIITAEKDSLAQEARTYAARLEESGVKVTLKEYEGAAHGFTHFGDLKMAEDAWFLMSDKIREAFSK; encoded by the coding sequence ATGGATCAACAACAGCAATTGGCAATGGTACAACGTATGCGTCAAAATGTCGTCGATACAGGTGCAGCTCTTCAACCCAGTTCCACGTATGCTGTCACGGTGGAAGAAGTCATGATTCCTACGACCAAAGGAGAAACGCGTGTACTCGTGTATACACCGGATAGGGATCATCACGCTCCGCTGCCGGTCTTCTTCAATATGCATGGGGGTGGTTTCATCTTGGGACAAGCGGAGGGGGATGATCCATGGTGTCGCCTGATCGCTGATCGTGCGGATTGTCTCGTGATCAATATCGATTACAGTCTCGCACCAGAGAACAAGTTCCCAACTGCGGTCCACGAATGTTACGACGTTGTAAAGTGGGTTCACAACAATCCCGCATCCTTCTCGGTTAATCCATCTTTATTGGCCATTGGAGGGCATAGTGCTGGTGGTAATCTTGCTGCAGCAGTGTGCTTGTTGAATCAGCAACGCGGTAGCGAGCTGCCAATTGCTCTGCAGGTTATCGATTATGGCGTGTTGGATGTGGCAACAGATCCGGCGGAGAAACCGAGTTTTGAAGAAGCCATTCCAGCCGATATCGCCAGAACATTCAACGCCATGTACCTTGAAACACCTGAAGATGCGCACGATCCGTTAGCTTCACCTGTGCTCGCAAAATCATTACAGGAACTGCCGTTAGCTTTGATCATTACCGCGGAAAAAGATTCGCTTGCTCAAGAAGCGAGAACTTATGCAGCAAGGCTTGAAGAGAGCGGTGTGAAGGTGACACTTAAGGAATACGAGGGAGCCGCTCACGGATTTACGCATTTTGGAGATCTCAAGATGGCAGAGGATGCCTGGTTTCTGATGAGTGACAAGATCAGAGAAGCTTTTTCCAAATAA
- a CDS encoding AraC family transcriptional regulator, producing the protein MGVPTFLETGHMEEGFPIRVIHTGGQFNYAAHWHDEVELVVVNGKRARIGVNDQVRELGQGDVLLIKPGDVHCFLPGTEHLTIILFRLELLTGSFTTEAEIQDLGELFNKTTVIPSNAGSRNNVVQYIDAIIAEKKNRKPGYRWLMVSRLYDLMVLLLRTKPPVTDPLTPLGWPCTSSKKFEFLESVCEYLEEHYAEPIKLEQVAEHIKFSKFHVCKLFKEIKGVTLMEYLNHFRIIKSEWALLFRQDTILEIAIGHGFNNVNSYNRLFKKYNDCTPSEFRKKHRMNITKYEG; encoded by the coding sequence ATGGGCGTACCCACGTTTCTGGAGACAGGCCATATGGAAGAAGGTTTTCCCATTCGGGTGATTCATACAGGTGGTCAGTTCAATTATGCTGCACATTGGCATGATGAAGTTGAATTGGTTGTTGTTAATGGTAAGAGGGCACGAATTGGCGTGAATGACCAAGTCCGTGAGCTGGGACAAGGGGATGTACTACTGATTAAACCAGGGGATGTACATTGCTTCTTGCCGGGAACCGAACACTTAACGATTATCCTGTTCCGCCTCGAATTGTTAACAGGAAGCTTCACGACAGAAGCCGAGATACAGGATCTTGGTGAGCTTTTTAACAAAACAACCGTTATTCCATCGAATGCGGGAAGTCGCAACAATGTGGTTCAGTATATCGATGCCATAATTGCCGAGAAAAAAAATCGAAAGCCCGGTTATCGGTGGTTAATGGTTTCCCGGTTGTATGATCTCATGGTTCTTTTGTTACGCACAAAGCCCCCAGTGACAGATCCATTAACCCCCTTGGGATGGCCCTGTACTTCTTCCAAGAAATTTGAATTCCTTGAATCGGTCTGTGAATACCTGGAGGAGCACTATGCTGAACCGATCAAGCTGGAACAGGTGGCAGAGCATATTAAATTCAGCAAGTTTCATGTCTGCAAATTATTCAAAGAGATCAAAGGCGTGACGCTGATGGAATACTTGAATCATTTTCGAATTATCAAATCGGAGTGGGCCTTATTGTTCCGTCAGGATACCATTCTAGAGATTGCGATCGGACACGGGTTCAACAATGTAAACTCCTATAATCGTCTTTTCAAGAAATATAATGACTGCACACCCTCCGAATTTCGTAAGAAGCACCGTATGAATATCACAAAATATGAAGGGTAA
- a CDS encoding MmcQ/YjbR family DNA-binding protein, which yields MKDTMIEYSLKKKGAIKDYPFGPDPVAIKIEGKMFALIFENKEKHCRLNLKCDPIIAENLREQHEAVQPGYHMNKKHWNTITLDGSLSDEDVYVMIDHSYDMVIRSLPKRVRESLAES from the coding sequence TTGAAGGATACGATGATTGAATACAGTCTGAAGAAGAAAGGTGCGATCAAGGATTATCCATTTGGACCTGATCCAGTCGCGATTAAGATCGAGGGCAAGATGTTCGCCCTAATTTTTGAAAATAAAGAAAAGCACTGTCGCTTGAACTTAAAATGTGACCCGATTATCGCAGAGAATCTGAGAGAGCAGCATGAGGCGGTTCAACCGGGATATCATATGAACAAAAAACACTGGAATACCATTACACTGGATGGTTCATTGTCAGATGAGGATGTCTACGTCATGATCGATCACTCGTATGATATGGTCATCCGTTCCCTTCCGAAAAGGGTTCGGGAATCTTTGGCCGAATCGTGA